The following coding sequences are from one Aliarcobacter skirrowii CCUG 10374 window:
- a CDS encoding malic enzyme-like NAD(P)-binding protein, with protein MSFKVTKELALDYHKNDKAGKIGVYTTKSFKNRDDLSLAYTPGVAYACEEIKSNPQDAFLYTTKRNLVAVISNGTAVLGLGNIGALASKPVMEGKAVLFKEFAKVDSFDIEVDEDDIDRFCDVVKAISPTFGGINLEDIKAPECFAIEERLIEELDIPVMHDDQHGTAIITSAALLNACEILNKRVEDLKVVVVGAGAAAIACSKMYKELGITNLIMCDSKGVLNETRDDLNQYKKEFISDYETMEDAFRDADMVLGLSRPKTFTLKHIELMCDEPIVFTLANPTPELFPDDVKSVKPKAITATGRSDFANQVNNVLGFPFIFRGALDVQAMKITMSMKIAAAKAISNLAKEPIIDEVRAIFGDLSFGKDYIIPTPFDKRLLIEVSSAVALEAFNLGITRVKKFDVESYKKELENLK; from the coding sequence ATGAGTTTTAAAGTTACAAAAGAGTTGGCTCTTGATTATCATAAAAATGATAAAGCTGGAAAAATTGGTGTTTACACAACAAAGAGCTTTAAGAATAGAGATGATTTAAGTCTTGCATATACTCCTGGAGTTGCTTATGCTTGTGAAGAGATAAAAAGTAATCCTCAAGATGCTTTTTTATATACAACAAAAAGAAATCTTGTAGCTGTTATTTCAAATGGAACTGCTGTTTTAGGACTTGGAAATATAGGAGCACTTGCATCAAAACCTGTTATGGAAGGAAAGGCTGTATTGTTTAAAGAGTTTGCAAAAGTTGACTCTTTTGATATTGAAGTAGATGAAGATGATATTGATAGATTTTGTGATGTTGTAAAAGCAATTAGTCCAACTTTTGGTGGAATTAATCTTGAAGATATAAAAGCACCTGAGTGTTTTGCTATTGAAGAGAGACTCATTGAAGAGCTTGATATTCCTGTTATGCATGATGATCAACACGGAACGGCAATTATTACAAGTGCAGCACTTTTAAATGCTTGTGAAATTTTAAATAAAAGAGTTGAAGATTTAAAAGTAGTAGTTGTTGGAGCAGGTGCTGCTGCAATTGCTTGTTCAAAAATGTATAAAGAGCTTGGAATTACAAATTTAATTATGTGTGATTCAAAAGGTGTTTTAAATGAGACAAGAGATGATTTAAATCAATATAAAAAAGAGTTTATAAGCGATTATGAGACTATGGAAGATGCTTTTAGAGATGCTGATATGGTTTTAGGGTTGTCAAGACCAAAAACTTTTACTCTAAAACATATAGAGCTTATGTGTGATGAACCAATTGTATTTACTCTTGCAAATCCAACTCCTGAACTATTTCCAGATGATGTAAAAAGTGTAAAACCAAAAGCAATAACTGCAACTGGAAGATCTGATTTTGCAAATCAAGTAAATAATGTATTAGGATTTCCATTTATCTTTAGAGGTGCTTTGGATGTTCAAGCTATGAAGATTACAATGAGTATGAAAATAGCTGCAGCAAAAGCTATATCAAATTTAGCAAAAGAGCCAATAATAGATGAAGTAAGAGCTATTTTTGGAGATTTGAGTTTTGGAAAAGATTATATTATTCCAACTCCTTTTGATAAAAGATTACTTATTGAAGTATCATCAGCTGTTGCTCTTGAAGCCTTTAATTTAGGAATTACAAGAGTTAAAAAATTTGATGTAGAAAGCTATAAAAAAGAGCTTGAAAATTTAAAATAG
- the pgeF gene encoding peptidoglycan editing factor PgeF gives MSIRYFFSNKSDGNLAFHVDDDIKNVEKNRENLAKKYSYKNENLVYMNQIHSDNIVIVDEKSPKLIDSCDAIITNKKNLPLMVMVADCIPIIVFDEKKGVIAAIHAGRNSTFMQIAKKTAKLFIEKFNSNQKDIKAILGPSIQKCCYEVSAEMAKIVEKSFGEEFVNERNIDLQGINKAQLNSLGVEDIKVSDICTKCGGFDYFSYREDKKCGRFAAVIMIE, from the coding sequence ATGAGCATAAGATATTTTTTTAGTAATAAAAGTGATGGAAACTTAGCATTTCATGTTGATGATGATATAAAAAATGTAGAAAAAAATAGAGAAAATTTAGCAAAAAAATACTCATATAAAAATGAAAATTTAGTATATATGAATCAAATACATAGTGATAATATTGTAATTGTAGATGAAAAAAGTCCAAAATTAATTGATAGTTGTGATGCAATTATTACAAATAAAAAAAATCTTCCACTTATGGTAATGGTTGCAGATTGTATTCCAATAATAGTTTTTGATGAAAAAAAAGGTGTAATTGCAGCTATTCATGCAGGAAGAAACTCAACATTTATGCAAATAGCAAAAAAAACAGCCAAACTTTTTATTGAAAAATTTAACTCAAACCAAAAAGATATTAAAGCAATTTTAGGTCCATCTATTCAAAAGTGTTGTTATGAAGTAAGTGCTGAGATGGCAAAAATTGTTGAAAAATCTTTTGGAGAGGAGTTTGTAAATGAAAGAAATATAGATTTACAAGGAATAAACAAAGCTCAACTAAACTCTTTAGGAGTTGAAGATATAAAAGTATCAGATATTTGTACAAAGTGTGGTGGCTTTGACTATTTTTCATATAGAGAAGATAAAAAATGTGGAAGATTTGCTGCTGTTATAATGATTGAATAA
- a CDS encoding class I SAM-dependent DNA methyltransferase, with protein MSKFDDRAKDWDKKQTTLDRTEACIENIRKNVDLKNVKNILEYGCGTGLVSFALKNNSNKVIGFDNSIGMVEEFNNKAKERALDNIKAFKHDIENDSIEENSFDLIVTSMSLHHIKNLDIFFEKASKALRNGGTLCINDLEKEDGTFHKKYNNEGVYHFGFSKEELETICSKLGFSNFIYERVFVFKRDYGDFPLFNFYAKKVN; from the coding sequence TTGAGCAAATTTGATGATAGAGCTAAAGATTGGGATAAAAAGCAAACAACACTTGATAGAACAGAAGCTTGTATAGAAAATATTAGAAAAAATGTAGATTTAAAAAATGTAAAAAATATTTTAGAGTATGGTTGTGGAACTGGTCTTGTATCCTTTGCTTTAAAAAATAACTCAAATAAAGTTATTGGATTTGATAATTCAATTGGAATGGTAGAAGAGTTTAATAATAAAGCAAAAGAGAGAGCCTTGGATAATATAAAAGCATTTAAACACGACATAGAAAACGACTCTATTGAAGAAAATAGTTTTGATTTAATAGTAACTTCAATGTCACTTCACCATATAAAAAATTTAGATATATTTTTTGAAAAAGCATCTAAAGCTTTAAGAAATGGTGGAACTCTTTGTATAAATGATTTAGAGAAAGAGGATGGAACTTTTCATAAAAAATATAATAACGAAGGTGTTTATCACTTTGGATTTTCAAAAGAAGAGTTAGAAACTATATGTTCAAAGCTTGGTTTTTCTAATTTTATTTATGAGAGAGTTTTTGTTTTCAAAAGAGATTATGGAGATTTTCCACTATTTAATTTCTACGCTAAAAAGGTAAACTAA
- a CDS encoding shikimate dehydrogenase, translating to MKKFCIFGNPVIHSKSPQMQNTGFKHLNFDANYEKFLLEDGQKIKEEFIKNGFSGANITVPHKEFAYKMADEVIGIAKKIEAANTYILEDSKVLAYNTDAPGFLKSIEEFKDVKKVLLLGAGGTSKAISLALQDKNYDVTVLNRSANKLDFFKNNSIKAYSFDDFKIEKFDLVVNSTSAGLKDDLLPAPKEILEDVLKSSSYAVDCIYGKETPFLNLAKSLGNVIKDGEDMLLFQGVLAFELFTKTKANESLVEAMRKGLKGL from the coding sequence ATGAAAAAATTTTGTATATTTGGAAATCCTGTTATTCACTCTAAATCGCCTCAAATGCAAAATACTGGTTTTAAGCACTTAAATTTTGATGCAAACTATGAGAAGTTTTTGCTTGAAGATGGACAAAAAATAAAAGAGGAGTTTATAAAAAATGGTTTTAGTGGAGCAAATATAACTGTTCCTCATAAAGAGTTTGCATACAAAATGGCAGATGAAGTTATTGGAATAGCAAAAAAAATAGAGGCTGCAAATACTTATATTTTAGAAGATAGTAAAGTTTTAGCATACAATACTGATGCACCTGGATTTTTAAAATCTATAGAGGAGTTTAAAGATGTTAAAAAAGTTTTACTTTTAGGAGCTGGTGGAACTTCTAAAGCAATATCTCTGGCTTTACAAGATAAAAACTACGATGTTACAGTTTTAAATAGAAGTGCAAATAAACTAGATTTTTTTAAAAACAATAGTATAAAAGCCTACTCTTTTGATGATTTTAAAATTGAAAAATTTGACTTAGTTGTAAACTCAACAAGTGCAGGTTTAAAAGATGATTTGCTTCCAGCTCCTAAAGAGATTTTAGAAGATGTTTTAAAATCAAGCTCTTATGCAGTTGATTGTATCTATGGAAAAGAGACACCTTTTTTAAATTTAGCCAAAAGTTTAGGAAATGTTATTAAAGATGGTGAGGATATGCTACTGTTTCAAGGGGTTTTGGCTTTTGAACTATTTACAAAAACTAAGGCAAATGAATCATTAGTTGAAGCAATGAGAAAAGGTTTAAAAGGCTTATAG
- a CDS encoding flagellar hook-length control protein FliK, with protein MLISNQSNLNILLSNNQALLNKILDSSLDSELKSILTNQNSGADVLKIIKELFLALKDGSKSEMNLENLLKNLNFSKELGTLSSNISTLLQNLQSDESLSNLKTPLENFLKNFQNIDDLNLKEQIKNSGVFLENKLLNSSKYNFDDDFKANLLKLQEVLTTKSDAKSIENLKIINNLLAQVELNQLGSLASNSNFVFIPFFWDMLEDGFIQMKQKEKEKFFCQINLNLKDFGKVDLMLFLYDKNKLDLTIYAQREYFKVAIKENLQTLKKALNSVELIAVNVKLLDMKDDKKEDNLEQKYQNFYEESIFSNSIDIKA; from the coding sequence ATGTTAATTTCAAATCAATCAAACTTAAATATACTTTTATCAAACAACCAAGCACTGCTAAATAAGATTTTAGATAGTAGTTTAGACAGTGAGCTAAAATCTATTTTAACAAATCAAAATAGTGGTGCTGATGTTTTAAAAATTATAAAAGAGCTATTTTTGGCACTAAAAGATGGTTCTAAATCTGAAATGAATTTAGAAAATTTATTAAAAAATTTAAATTTTTCAAAAGAGCTTGGAACTCTATCTTCAAATATCTCTACACTTTTACAAAATCTACAAAGTGATGAGAGCTTATCAAATTTAAAAACACCTTTGGAAAATTTTCTAAAAAACTTTCAAAACATAGATGATCTAAATTTAAAAGAGCAGATAAAAAATAGTGGTGTTTTTTTGGAAAACAAACTTTTAAATAGTTCAAAGTATAATTTTGATGATGATTTTAAAGCAAATTTACTAAAGCTTCAAGAGGTTTTAACAACTAAAAGCGATGCAAAATCTATTGAGAATTTAAAAATTATAAACAATCTTTTAGCTCAAGTTGAACTAAATCAGCTTGGAAGCTTAGCTTCAAACTCAAATTTTGTTTTTATTCCATTTTTTTGGGATATGCTTGAAGATGGTTTTATTCAGATGAAACAAAAAGAGAAAGAGAAGTTTTTTTGTCAGATTAATCTAAATCTAAAAGATTTTGGAAAAGTTGATTTGATGCTATTTTTATATGATAAAAATAAGCTTGATTTGACAATTTATGCACAAAGAGAGTATTTTAAAGTTGCTATTAAAGAGAATTTACAAACACTAAAAAAAGCTTTGAATAGTGTAGAGTTAATAGCTGTAAATGTAAAACTTCTTGATATGAAAGATGATAAAAAAGAGGATAATTTAGAGCAAAAGTATCAAAATTTTTATGAAGAGAGTATATTTTCAAATAGTATTGATATAAAGGCATAA
- a CDS encoding EscU/YscU/HrcU family type III secretion system export apparatus switch protein, with protein sequence MQDNQKIKKAVALEYEQGVNSAPKVTAKAKGEGAKNIIKVAQENNIPIKKDEDLVELLSQIDIDKEIPASMYKAVAEIFAFIYDLSNKNKDKR encoded by the coding sequence TTGCAAGATAATCAAAAAATTAAAAAAGCCGTTGCCTTAGAGTATGAACAAGGGGTAAATAGTGCTCCAAAAGTTACAGCAAAAGCAAAGGGTGAAGGTGCAAAAAATATAATAAAAGTTGCGCAAGAGAACAATATTCCTATAAAAAAAGATGAGGATTTGGTTGAACTTTTAAGTCAAATTGATATAGACAAAGAGATTCCAGCTTCTATGTACAAAGCTGTTGCTGAAATTTTTGCATTTATATATGATTTATCAAATAAAAATAAGGATAAAAGATGA